In Lolium rigidum isolate FL_2022 chromosome 7, APGP_CSIRO_Lrig_0.1, whole genome shotgun sequence, the DNA window TGTTTTGGCTTccccttttattttgaaattcatcgttcatacattttgaaatgttaaatagTTCCAAACGAAAAAATAacgtgtacatcttcacatgctacatgCGCACGGAGTGTTTCCATGAAAAAAACGACTTGTCATTTGGGCtgtgtaaaaaagaaagaaattggTGCGGTGCAAAAAATAATACTTTTTGTGAGGCATGTTTTGTATTTTTTACATCGACCACAAAATATCTTTCTTTTGTTAAGCTGTACAAATGTATATAGATTGTCGAGACGTAGTGCGaactatttttttagaattttcttaaCAGTTAGAAATCGGAATACttttgtacaaaatccactcttcaGACCGGTTAGAAATATATTTTTTAGGCATCcgggagccgaattaaatttctCTGTCTAGGCACATactcctccgttcctttctatagtgcctataggtttttggcatttgtttcagaatataaggttgtagcgtagctttttttcaattaccccctccatgTTCAGCTTCCAAAttgttcagctcccaaatttgttatggtaagttaggaagatatggatttcccaaattttacgttgatttcAAATCGTTTaactaggggtcttgtgtaaaaaatactcttgcgctaatttccgtgccaaaaaactataggcactatagaatggaacagagggagtattattatTGGCTTATCTACAAACTAATTGGGGTTTAGAGGCTTGGCTCAGACATAGTGTCCTTTGACAATATAAATCTTAGAGTCGTCCATAAAAGCAAACAAAAACAAGGGCAATCCCTAAGTTTATTGTTCATATTTTAGAATataaattctttttttttttcatctCATCTACACCATCTTTTTATTACGAAGTAAAGAAGTTGGTCTAGAATTTCAAAGAGTCCAAAAAGAATCTGAATAACTTAGAGAATATCATACTGTTCGAACTCCAGCCTATTTGCAACATTGGTTCCGTAAAAATGGCTTTTGAAGGTGCCtcaagttttatgttttttctgtGAAACAAAACTAGGAAAAACAGTACCCATCCAAACGAAAAAGAGAACTCAACTTTTTGTCAGAAAAACGTGCCCATTAAGGGTCAATTTCTGACTGTGGGCCCCGCAAATTAGAAACGATTGGAAACAGCAACCAAGGGCAGAAAACAGTTTCAGTACTGTAAAAAAGACGGGCAGAAAACTACTCCAACTCGGCCGCTCCACCACTCCCGCtcacctcgtcgccgccgccgccgccgccgccaccgccgcgagcGGTAGCGCGAAGCCAGCTTGCTCCTCCCAGCAGCTCGCCGTTTGCATCTTCGTCTCCTCCCTCCTCTTTCCCCAGCGGATTAATCCCGTCGTctcgcctgccgccggtcagtgcTCTTCCTTTAACCCCCTAGCTTGCGAGGGCAGAATTCGGAGAAGAAACCGAGCGGAATTCCTTCAGCAAGTAAGCAAAACTCCGGATCCCTAATGTACTCGGATTTGCTTCACCTATTCGAATTAGGAGTGTGCCCTCGGTTGGTGATCTATACAAGTATTGACAGGAGCCTGTCTTCCGTCTGAAGAAATTTGTCCAAGCATCAGGCTTTTGCAACTATAGACAGGAGCCTGCCTTCCGTCTGAAGAAATTTGTCCAAGCATCAGGGTTTTGCAAGTATAGACAGCAGCCTGCCTTTCGTCTGAAGAAATCTGTCCAAGCATCAGGGATTTGCAACTTTGGGAGTTACCGAAGAAATTTAGGCACGAGTTCCGCCTTCCCTCAGTTATACTTGAAGAAATTTGTCTGCTTGGCCGAAGTTCGAGATCTGTGCAGAGTGACACTGCTCCCATGGAGCTAAGTAGCTTCGCCTCGATGATGAGCTTAGGGAGTCTAGCTATACAGCGGACACATTTGTGCTCCCTAGTCTTCAGAGTTTTGCAGAAGCTGCTAGGCTTCACTTCCGGCTCACTGAATAAATTCTGCAAAGATGTTCATCAACCGCTGAGCGAGACTATCGTGGGCACATCGCCAGAGCTGCCTCAGGACATCTTGATGGGTATCTTTGCCACCCTTGATTTACCTGACTTTATACGCGCTGGCGCCGTCTGCCTCTCTTGGCACTCTGCATATGCCAGCCTACGAAGCCTTGGGCAGTATAAACTATGGCCGTGCCTCCTCTATACTTCTGAATCTGCTGGTGATAGCTCTGCTTGCCTCTACAGCCTCACTGAAAGGAGATCGTACAAGTTAACTCTTCCGGAGCCACCTATCCGCTCTAGGTGTTTGATCGGGTCCTCTCATGGCTGGCTACTTACTGTTGATGAGAGATCTGAGATGCATCTTCTCAATCCGATCACATGTGAACAGATTGCTCTaccttcggtgaccaccctcgagCATGTGAAGCCCATCTTTGATGAGTACGGTGTTCTCCACAAGTATGAATTGTCTTGGCTCACTGGAAGAACTACTCACTATAGCCCACCGTTGATCTTCGCTCTTGACAAGCTGCGGGATGAATTCCACTATAAGGCATTTGTGTTCCCTGATACATCCACGGGAAGCTACATTGTGGTGCTCATCCATAACCCAGTGCGCCAGATCTCTTTTGCAAGGCTAGGGGATGATAAATGGACCTGGCTGCCGCATCATTATATCTATTGCGATTGCATTTACAAGGATGGCTTGTTGTATGCTGTGTCTATAACGGGAGATCTTCACACTTTTGATCTTAGTGGCCCTACGGTCGCAATAAATACGATCATAAGCATACACAGGGAGGATTACTGTGAGTATGCATACATTGTTCAATCTCCATCTGGTGATCTGCTTCTTATTTGGAGACTCTTTGAGGATTTTAAGTTGGAACCTGATCCTGGGGAAACTGTGTTTTGGAATACTACAAAATTCAGAATATATGAAGTTGAAGCTGCAGGGGGTAAACTTAAGGAAATCAATTGCTTGCGTGACCATGTTTTGTTTCTTGGGCATAATGAATCACTTTGTCTCAGTGCTGAAGAATACCCATCTCTCAAGGCAAATCATGTCTACTTTACTGACGATAATATGTTGTGGACATTGGGATTGAAGAATAATCACCGTGATATGGGAATTCTCAACTTGGATGATAACAGCAAGGAAGAACTTGTATCTTCTCAGCTTTTTTCCAAATTTCCGGCTCCTATTTGGATTACACCTGATCTTAAAAACATGAACTTGGATTCAGGTGCTGCTTAAAAAATGATTCAGTGAGCTTGCAGTTGTGTGGTTTGCTAGGTTATTGCGCTTCGTAGAGAAAGTCATGGACAGACTACTCAAGTGATCACTTGGACCCCAAGTCCATCCACACTAGCTTCGACCCAGTTGAATAAATAGTTCGAGTTTTTCTTTGTTTACCCATGTTATAATCATGTACATCACACAGTTTAATGTGTCAATGGAAAACTTGAGGAATGCCCAATTTCCCTGGTGTGTGTTTGCATCTGCGTGTGTATTTTTCCTTTACAATTAACAAATTCTTCTGAAATATTAAACTGTCAAAAGATGCAGGAAATTTCACTTATTTCTTAGTTAGTGTGTTGTTGATGATTGCAAGGGATTCTGGTAAGGGAAGAATCCTTGCTTCGTCAGCAGAGTCTGTATTGATCTCTCTCACTCCTTTTTCTTTGGGTTTTTGGGGTAACAGTGCTACGAAGTACCAATCATGGGTATTCCGGGATGTTAATCACCATTGTCGTTCATAACtgtgcacatggttcagaaactatgggTTGCATAAATTGAATACTAAATAATCTGTGTTACTCTCCTACGGTGGTTTGTTGATATGGTTCTGTGTTATCTCCTTTTGCACTAatgtcattgagatggcaagttgGAATGCACTACCTATAGTGTGGAGGGAGCGCTGGTGTTGGAGATAGTGTTGAAGGGGAATAATATGGAGGTACATAGAGGCGAgcttgcggcggcggttggaACGGTTGGGTCCAGCAAGTCGTCAATGCTATCTCGCATCACAGGGAGAGATGCACAAGGGTCTCATGCAAGGTAAGTCAGTGTTACTTTATCTGGAAAACAGACATCCTTGTGTATCAAAATAATGTGCTATTTGCTCATTCATTTGGTGCATCATTCTTCTTATTTCTCAAGACTTATTTATGTGACATTCTTAAGGAAAAATGCAAGGTTTTTGCTGGTTTATTTTATAAAATCAGCAAAGCTGGGCGCAAATTTTGTAACTGAATGTGTGCTGTTTTGTGTCAATAACCTCTATATGCCACATATATAGTATTCGTGCTTGAACTGATTTCGTTTGTGGGAAAACTCATGGAATCACATGGCACATATTTGACCtctgttttcttctttttttcctgGCAAGAGCTTTCAGAGAAAGATACTGTTCTTTTTCATTAAGCAGGATCTTACTGGTATATTCAGATTGAACCAAAGTTACAGGAAAGCTCATACAAAAAAATTCGTGCTCAGATGAACAGAGCATACATGTTTCTGCTCAACATGAGCCCAGCAATAGAGTTATGAATTCTACACTACGTGTAGGCATATCTTCTATTCCGGACTACAGTTTATCTGCATTGGTTTGATATTACATATTTACATCATTAAAATAACTGTAGAAAGATGCTTGTAACTGTTTGCTTAATTTTAAACTGAAATGCAGAAAGAGTAATTTGTGACACTAATCTGCTTGGCTATAAGTAGTCAGACCATATGTTCCACGTGGTTGCATATTGTTGCACTTGAAAGGCCAGGACAGATGAATACAAGATGCATGCTTGCCCTTTTTGGTTGATTGGAGTTCAGATAAGATACTTCTCTTTTTTCGTCAGTGAACGGCCCTGGTTAGTTGTCTGAATATTAGTGTTCTTTAGGTATTCTGGCTATATCTACTTCCATGATTTTTGTTCATTTGGTCGATTCCTCTATATTTAAGTTTCCTTTTTCTGACTGATGAGAACTCCAAATGATGGTCATATTTATTTCTGATCAACAGCTATGTAGGATTGCACTCATTGTGCCCTTGATGCCCAGCCAGTTGTGGCCCAACAAAATCATGCACCTTTTGCTAATTATTATTACTATGCCTGTACAAGTTCAGGTATGTATGTACAAGTatgctattttttatttttcaataccAGCCAGAGGACTATCGTGTGACATGGCTTCTTTATTGGAGGAGAAACTATAAACTACTAAAGATGAGGCGGAATATATAGGACCTAATCTCAATAGATTTTTTTCTCAAACATGCACCTACATGTGTTAAGTGTTGTTTTGTATTGGAAGAACGCTAGTAGACCAGCAAAACCTAAGAAAACCAAAATGCCCAATCTAACCAAAAAACCTAAAAGCCAACCGCAACAAAGAAGATAAAGAAAGCGACAGACCAAAACCCCTACAGTAAGCTAAACTACTAGGTCAGTGGCAGGCTCCTGAGGACTTTGACACCTGGCCTAATGGTGAACATAGCGTGCCAGCCCATTGTACCGATCATACTCCAGTGCCTCGTATATCGGACCAAAGCTGTTCATATGTTAGTAGTTAGGTCATATGTTCCAGGATGTTGCATCTTGTTGCATTTAGAAGGCCAGGACAGTATGGATATAGCATGCATGCTTGTCTTATATTTTTTTCCTGTTTTTGGAAGTCAGAAAAGATAAACTTTCCTTAAGACCCAGTACTGTCATCTGAAGGATCAATGCTCTTTCATTTTGTTGTGCCTCTATTCTCAAATTAATTTAAATTACAATTTTCTATTTTAAGCTTGGACATGATGAGAACTCCAAATGATATGGCATACTTCTTAGTTCTTCCTTTCTGAGCACATTTCTGAACAAGAGCAATATAGGACTGCACTCCATGTGCCCCTGAACCCCAGGCAGTTTTGCTTCCCAAATGCTTGGACAAGATCAGGCACTTTTCGCTAACAAATATGCCTATACAAGTTCAGGTATGGGTGTACTCCTCTGTTATTctgtatttatttattttagaaatacTATTCTATGAACATGCTGAGCTGATCAAGAGCAGTATGATTTAAGCCATGTGGATCACTTAAAATAAATCTATGAACTAAATGGTTCTAGGCATGTAGGCAATTGTGTATTTTATTGGATTCCACGGTTAAGAACGCATTCACTTGTCAATTAGTAGTGTACACTGTTATCAGCCTATTATTATGAATTTATCGAAAAGTTTTATTAATATTGGAAACAAACACATATCTATTTTTACTGTAGTGAATGAGAGAAGCCATGAAACCGATATTGCACCAATGACTTATTTAGTGCTCCATATTATGCTTAGTCTTTTCTGTAATTATACATGATCAGGAATTCTCATGCAAACTGATTGTTTGGTCTAAGCATATTGAATTGGTCCGAAATAAATGCTTTTGTTGACTAAAACAGAGGTGTTATGGTCCTTAGATTATATCATGATAGGGTAAATACTGCCCAGAGAACAGTTGTGTGACATGGCTTCTTTAGGATGGTGAAACTCAGAAATTCGCTCTAGATCTCAAGCTACACGGAGCCTGATTTTTATTCAAAATTTGAGAACAACATTTCAGAGTTATAAAAAACTCTGAAAAAAGAATCCTGGATGTAGATAATGTACTCTACCAACATACAAAATCTCAACCCGAAATACCTTATACTCTGGGCttgacaaaaatgacaaaatctgacaggaTTTGGAGGATTGAAATTTTATACTGTTCACTACTTTAAATGCCAGATTattatttttgtgcagcccaaAAGATGGGGCATTTCGAGTTGAGATTTTTTCACGTTTGTAGAGTACATTATTTTCTACATCtatttttttggggatttttgaaacttcaaaatgaGTTTTTGAATTGTTCGAAAAACGGGCTCCCTGTAGCCTGTGATCAAAACGCTGCACTAAACGACTAAAGATGAGGCAGAATATATAGGACTTGGTCTCAATAATGTTTCTCTTTCTCGAACATGCAACGAAACATGCGCCATTTCCCATTTTGTATTAGAAGAACACCAAGAAGGCAATCGTTTGAAAGGGTAAACATGAAAAACTAAAAGAATCAAAATGCCTGCCCTATAAAAGCTATCCAGAACAATGAAAAAGAAAGCCAAAGGCCAACACCCTACAGCTACTACTGTAGGTCAGCTGCAGACTCTTGAGGGCTTCGCAATTGGCACCTGGCGTAATGCTTCTTGTTGCTTAGCGGATATGGTGTGCCAGCCCATTATATATAGGACCAGATCTCAATCATGTCCCTAAGCAATATAATTAATCTGTTCTTTAGATGCAACAACCAAATTTAACAATTAATAGATACAAGGAATGTCCTAGGAAGTTGTGTCAGGTGCATCCCTTCCTCTAGTCTCCTCCTTAGGATGGGTCTATTCCTAATGGTGGCTACAGTACAGCAAAGACTGCAGCCACTAGAGATGCCGGCACACCTCAACATAAGGCTGCCGTTCAGTCATGGCAGCTACACATGCTCCAAAATCTTCTCCACAACTTGTTGTTTCGTTATAATTCCAGCATCATGGTCTGTTATCAATGTCGAACTTCCTTGATCGTCCTCACTATTGAAGGATCTGGCGGTTGCTCAGCGATTGTTTCCTCTGTGAGCTACAGTCTTCTTTGAATTTCAACGTAGTAGTAAAAAATGATGGCAGTAACTTGTAAACTAGGAATCATTTCCTGAAATTTGATTAGTTAATTGTATATCGTTTACCAATGCTCCAATATGTTGCATGCAAATATTTTTTCCTGTCAGGCCTGACTCCATAGCTAGcagtgatttttttaaaaaaaactaccAAACTACAGAAAATTATTTCTAGAAATTCGATTGGTTTGCACAATGCTCCATTTGTAATGTTTGTTGATtgaaagttgtggtgttattttgGAGAACACTTAAGCTCTGTTTTTTCGTACGTGAACCTCCTGGTTGTCATCATTCTTGCTAGAATGTTGCCAATCTCATGAGATATATGATTATTTTGTTGGAAGAattctatacttatcatgacataatTTAGGAAAGACAGTACCCATCATTCAAGACTTTATTTTCCTCTATTTTTTAACATCATCTTTTTTTTGCAGGTTTTTAACATCATCATTGACCGAAGTAGAATCAACATGGGTTGGCATGTGCTGTGCCTGTGACCCTTCTGGAGCATGAAGATGCTGCTCTACGTGGTTGGTCATGTGATAATTGAGCTTTTTGAGATCAATACTAGTGTTTTATTTACGTTTAACATGTATGCAGTTTACGGAAGCTAATCTTTCCCTCCGTCTTACTGTTTTGCTGATACCATCTATTTTAAAGATTTTGTATTCAGAAATGATGTAATTAGTAATTAGTACTTTCCCATCTACTGTTTTGGTGATGACTGATTCTGAAGTTTTTGGCATTTAGAAAAACATGGGATACCAAGATGTTCAGGTTAACATGGAAGTAATTTGCGCCATTCTTTGTCTGATTCATGCTCTGGCCATATATTTCAACGAAATCCTTGTGatgctggtgatgaagatgatagTGATGATGTTCCTGTCCTGCTTGGAGGGGGTGGAGTTGCAGGTTTGTATAAAAATATCAGATACTTTCAGTATAAGCTGAATCGATGCAGCTGTGTGTTCTCTGGCATCGGATTGGAAGTAGTTCTTGTCAACAACCTCCATGCCAAATATATATAGTGTTACTGTTTGCTTGTTTCTGCACATTGTTGCTTGGGGAGATATGTACGGGATTGAAGGGGCACATTGATTGAACTGATttcatttgttttctattttctggcATGAGCTTTCGGAGAAAGATATTGCATTTTTTCATTAAGCAGGAAAGCAAGCTTATTTAATTACAGGAGTTAGGCCACAAGGGTTTTTTCACCTCTACAGAACACAAAGTCATACTGTACCATCTGCTTGCTATGATTTATTTGTTGAAACACCACTGCAGTGGCTGCGGTTACTCTAGACCAAACACATCCCTTTTGTATCGAACGACTTACCCAGAACAAACTGTGGTGTCATAAGTTTCCTTTCTGAATTTGAATTCAGAATGCAATCAGTCCTTTGGCTATTCTGCTAACTtctttttcttgcatctttagAAGCATACTTATAGTTACTTGAATTTGTCTGGCATTGTGCATTGTTTAGAGATGATTTATAGTAAGTTGTAATTTCTTAACTGCTTTGTTGATTGTTGATTCTGAAGTATTTTGGAATTTACAGAAACGTGGGTACCTAGACGGTCTATGTGGACGTCATTTGCGCCATTCTTTGGCTTATTCATGCTATGTCAATGTATTCTCAAAGAAACGTTTGAGATTCTGGTGATGAAGATCAAGTggagatgagagtgatgatgtacTTATCCTGCTCCTGCAAGAACATTTCTTCAATTCTAAGATCTCGGTTCATCAAGTTGCCTCCCAAGCCAGCAGTGATTTGCCTGCGGAGTTGTCAAGAGGGGCGGGGCTGTAGGTTTGTATCCTGTGCGTTCTCAGTTCTGGCACCGGACTGGAAGCAGTTCTTGCTAAATATATAGAGTATCATTTGCTGTTCGTTTCTTTCCTGCACAGTGGCACTTCAGAATATATGGGATTGAAGAGGTACACTGATTGAACTGATTTCATTTGCTGCAAGAAATCATGGAATCAAGTATGGCGATTATTTGACCTCTGACGTCTTCATTTTTCGGGCCCTTCAGTGAATGTATCAATGGCCTTTTGGATGAGTCAAACGAACTTACAAGTATTCTGCCACGCGGTTCTTTTCATTTCTGAGTTAGAAAATGTGGTTGTCATAGTTGGCACGAGTAGTACCTTCTGCTCGTATAATGATTTATCTGCTGACGTGCAGTGGCCAAGGTTGCTCTAGAAGGGAAGCGTTGTCATAGTGGTTAACAAGTCACCCCGAACGTAAATCGTAGCGTTGTAATTTTGCGTTTCTGAATTTGAATTCAGACTACAGTCAAATCCTTGCGTATTCGGCTAGGGGTTCCCTTCCCGCATCTTTATAATCGTAAGGACTTGCATGTGTGGTTTTACAGGCTGATGGAAGGGCGGGCATAGGTATGGTACTGCAGGACTGTCAAGGAAAGGTCGTCTTCACGGCGTGCCGACAAGTGCTGAATTGTCAGGACGCCCTAGAAGCTGAGCTTCTGGCGATCGAGGAGGGCGCCAAGCTCGCTCTACTCTAGACTCCAATGAACTTCATAGTAGAATCGGATTGTTTAGAAGGTATCAACTGGATTAAGCAGAGCTCTCCAAATGGCTCTGCCCATGCTTTTCGGATCAATGCTATACGAGATCTGTTAAGGGAAAGAgaaaacaagctagttaagattaGTAGGGATGCAAACAATGCAAGCCATGTGCTTGCCCAATTAGGTCGGGTTCAGGGGAAAACAGAGATGTCTCTGCCAGAAATAGCTGATATCATTGTATCTGAATGTAACCCTGCTATTTAATAGAATCTctttttctcgcaaaaaaaaaaaaaaaaaagacacgcTTCAGCACACTTGCAGAACGAGGAGTAATTTGGATTCGTGGATGTAGGTCGTCTTCTGGTGCTTGTCAGTCATCTAACACTTGAAATCAATAGTCGCGTGATCAGAACTAGGATTGCGAGCAGAAGCCTGCATATAGGTGTTCTAAAAGTCTGATATCAACACATGTTTGACTTCGGATATACTAAGCCCACGTCAGTACTTGCATCCGAGGTGAAACAAGGTGCTTATCACAGATACAAAACTAATCCAAATAGGCGTGCAGTATATCACAATGATCGGGACTGGGCAAGGTTTTTTCCACTTGACAATTAAGGAATAACAAGTTAAAAGAAATATTGCTGGCAACCATTTGTACCTTCATAATTCCTAAGGCAAGCTCTAGCCGTGGGGGTGATACGCGGTAATATCCATATGTGTCACCCGCCTAGCCATCTGACCAGGTAGATCTGGGCCATTCATGATTCACAACAAAAAATTCACCAGTGTAAGAAATACTTTTGTTGCAACATATTTCAATAAGATGCTAAACTCGCGGATTTTATGTACCAATTTGTTCGTGAATCGGTAAAATCCGTGTTAAAAGTTTGCAACATTTGGAACACACTCTTGTAGCAAAAAGCAACGTATGCAACAAAGGAGATTTGTTGCTTATTCTTGCAACATATTATGTGTGCTTTCAGAACAAAACATGTACGTGTTTGTAGCAATTTGAAAGCACGTAAACTCACATGTACCATCATCTGTGGTGGCCCGTTCTCACCGATTGGTCATCTCAAACCCATTGCCACTACTCCCTCATCTTCTTGGGACTGGAgaccattttttttttggaaaaagagATTTTATTAAGCATCCAGAGCATTACAATCAGCCTCAACCGCCTCAGCGATTTCTAGCGGTAAGTTTTGCAACCACATAGTGGTCCTCTCTTGCACTCTTCCTATGAAAGCTAACCCATGGCTCACCGTGTTTGCCACCCGGCTGACTTTCAAGACTCGTATCTCTCTTTCCCTAATTTTATCCCTAATGACTGTGATTCTCCTAGCGTATCTGGACATATTGGAGCTCCCCTCCGAGACCAAGCTTATTGCTTCCGCGCAATCCGTCTCCAAGATGAATGCTTCTGTCGACCACCGCAGGGCAAGCTCGAGACCTTCCTCCATGGCCTGCAATTCTGCATCCAAGGCATCCGCGCACCCTTTTAAACATCTGCAAGCTGCAAAGATGACAGCGCCATCAGTATCTCTAAGCACCATGCCCGCACCGGCGCGTCCGTCCGAGGAGAAGGCTCCATCCACATTCAGCTTATGCATACCGCTCTCCGGCGGCCTCCATTGTTGCTTGATTGGGGGCTTCGTCTTTGGCATGGTACAATTTGTGAAACCCTTACCCACATCAATCACTTGCTTGCCTTTCGGATCGGTAGTAGTCGGgagaccattgatatgaaggtttCATCTTTGGCTTCCTCAAAGAAGAGGTGGGCCTGGGTAGAAGAGCATCACATGGGAGAATCGTTGGGCGAGGAAGGTGAACGATCGCAACGCGTGATCAATCACCCTAATACAAATATTTCCAATTCATAAGAGCTTTATTAACGAGAACATATTTGAAATCAAAGTCTGTTGCAATGCTTGGAGTGTTGGATGCCTCCTTGGTTCATGATTCTCCGAACATAAAATCGAAGTGCTTGTCCATCTAGATCCAACAAGGTTGGATGGAAGAGCGTTAGACACCATATAGGGCCCTAATATATGCGGAGGAAGTAGATATACTAAGTCGACGTCAATTGAAGAATTAATTCATGTGTCATGGGCTTAAAATCATGTTTGGGCGAGAGCGATGTTTTGGCTGCCCCTTTTATTTAGAAATTCATCGTTCATAcattttggaatgttaaatagTTCCAAACGAAAAAATAGCATGTATATCTTCACATGCTACATTCGCACAGAGTCTTTCCATGAAAAAACGACTTGTCGTTTGGGCTGTGCATAAAAGATTTTTTTGGTGCGGTGCCAAAAATAAGAATTTTTGTGAGGCatgttttgtattttttatatcgACCACAAAAATATCGTTTTTTGTGAAGCTGTACAAATGTATAGATTGTCGAGAAGTAGTGCGGAATTTTTGTTAGAATCTTTTTAACAgttagaaatatgttttttgggTTCTGTCTGGGGCACATATTATTGGCTTATCTACAAACTAAATGGGGTTTAGAGGCTTGGCTCAGATAGTGTCCTTTGACAATATAAATCTTAGAGTCGTCCATaacagtaaaaaaaaaacaagggcAATCCCTAAATTTATTGCTCTTGTTTTAGAATATAAATTCTTCGTTTTTTCATCTTATCTGCACCATCTTTTATTATGAAGTAAAGAA includes these proteins:
- the LOC124674439 gene encoding probable F-box protein At4g22165 encodes the protein MELSSFASMMSLGSLAIQRTHLCSLVFRVLQKLLGFTSGSLNKFCKDVHQPLSETIVGTSPELPQDILMGIFATLDLPDFIRAGAVCLSWHSAYASLRSLGQYKLWPCLLYTSESAGDSSACLYSLTERRSYKLTLPEPPIRSRCLIGSSHGWLLTVDERSEMHLLNPITCEQIALPSVTTLEHVKPIFDEYGVLHKYELSWLTGRTTHYSPPLIFALDKLRDEFHYKAFVFPDTSTGSYIVVLIHNPVRQISFARLGDDKWTWLPHHYIYCDCIYKDGLLYAVSITGDLHTFDLSGPTVAINTIISIHREDYCEYAYIVQSPSGDLLLIWRLFEDFKLEPDPGETVFWNTTKFRIYEVEAAGGKLKEINCLRDHVLFLGHNESLCLSAEEYPSLKANHVYFTDDNMLWTLGLKNNHRDMGILNLDDNSKEELVSSQLFSKFPAPIWITPDLKNMNLDSGAA